The nucleotide sequence TCGGCGGCCTACGAGATGCTGACCTTCATGGGGCCCGACGTCGTCGAGGGCGCCGCGGCGCTGCGGGAGAAGCGGCCGCCGAGGTTCCCGTCCGCGCGGCCCTGAACCGCGTGGCAGGCTGGCGGCCGTGTCCGGCTCCGGTCCCGTCGATCCCGGCGCCCGGCCGCCCGTCCCGGGTCCGGGCACGCTGTACCGCACCGTCACACGGACCTGGGGCGACGCCGGGCGGGTCTGGCTGAACGGCCTGGACGACCTGATCGCCGGCCTGACCGGCGAGCTCGGCCTGGTGCCGGGGCCGGTGCTGCCGCAGTCGTTCCACGCGGTCCGGGCGGTCACCCTGCCCGACGGCAGCCCGGGCGTGCTCAAGGCCGGTGTGCCGGACGGTCATCTCGACGCCGAGATCGCCGCGCTGCGTGCCTACGACGGCCACGGCGCCGTCCGGCTGCTGTGGTCGGACGCCGCCCGCGGGGCGCTGCTGCTCGAACGCGCCGTGCCCGGCTCCGATCTCAGCGCGTTGCCGGACGCCGAGGCGACCGCGGTGATCGCCGACCGGCTGCGGGAGCTGCACCGGGCACCGATCCCGGACGGGCCGGAGCACATCCGCTCCGAACAGGCCGCATTCACCGAGCACCTGCGCCGCTTCCCCGGCGACGATCCGCTGCCCCGCGAGCTCGTGGAACACGCCGCGGCGCTGTGGCGCGAGCTGTGCGACTCGACGCCCCGCGAGGTGCTGCTGCACGGCGACCTGCACCATGCCAACGTGCTCGCCGCGACCCGCGAACCCTGGCTGGCGATCGACCCGCACGGCCGGACCGGCGATCCGGGCTACGACTGCGGACAGATCCTGTACAACCCGCTCGACGCCGACCCGGCCGAGCTGGCCCGACGGGCACCCGCCCGGGTCGAACAACTCGCCGATGTGCTCGACCTCGACCAGGACCGGACCCTGGCCTGGGGGTTCGCCGTCTGCGTGCTGTCCGAGGTGTGGTGTGCGCAGGACGGGCCGATCGACGGCACCGCGCTCGCCGTGGCCCGGGCACTGGCCTCGCGGGTCCGGGACTGAGCGACACCTAGGCTCGGGCCCATGCCCGTCTCCGAGACCTTCGATCCCGACGCCTGGAAGCCGGTGGAGGGGTTCGCCTTCCGCGACATCACCTACCACCGCGCGGTGTCCACCGGCGCGGTGCGGATCGCGTTCGACCGCCCCGAGGTGCTCAACGCTTTCCGTCCCGGCACCGTCGACGAGCTGTTCACCGCGCTCGAGCACGCCCGCACCAGCGCCGACGTCGGCTGCGTCCTGCTGACCGGCAACGGACCGTCCCCCAAGGACGGCAAGCGGGCCTTCTGCTCCGGCGGCGACCAGCGGATCCGGGGCCGCACGGGTTACCAGTACGCCTCCGGCGACACCGCGGACACCGTCGAGCAGGGCCGCGCCGGGCGCCTGCACATCCTGGAGTGCCAGCGGCTGATCCGGTTCATGCCGAAGGTGGTCATCGCGGTCGTCAACGGGTGGGCCGCCGGCGGCGGGCACTCGCTGCACGCCGTCGCGGACCTGACCCTGGCCAGCGCCGAGCACGCCCGGTTCAAGCAGACAGACGCCGACGTCGGCTCGTTCGACGGCGGATACGGCTCGGCCTACCTGGCCAAACAGGTAGGGCAGAAGTTCGCCCGGGAGATCTTCTTCCTCGGCCGGACCTACTCCGCCGAGCAGATGCACCACATGGGCGCGGTCAACGAGGTCGTGCCGCACGCCGAGCTGGAGAGCACGGCGTTGCAGTGGGCGACCGAGATCAACGGCAAGTCCCCGACCGCGCAGCGGATGCTGAAGTACGCGTTCAACCTGGCCGACGACGGGCTGGTGGGCCAGCAGCTGTTCGCCGGGGAGGCGACCCGGCTGGCCTACATGACCGACGAGGCGGTCGAGGGGCGGGACTCGTTCCTGCAGAAGCGGGAGCCGGACTGGTCGCCGTTCCCCTGGTACTACTAGCGGCTGCCCAATCCTGGCCCACTCACTCCCGGCCGGTCGCTCTGCTGCGACTCACTCCGGGCCCGTCACTCCGCGGCCGCTCGACTCCGGTGCCACTCACTCCGCGGCCGCGCGCGGCCGGGGCAGCGCGACGGGCAGCGGCAGGACGGCGGGCACGGGCTGCGGGGCGGGCGGCTGCACAGCGGTCGACTGTTCGGCGGGCGGCTGCACGGCGGGCGCGGGCTGCTCGGCCCGGACCGGCACCAGGAACGCCAGTGCCGCGAGCTCACCGGCGGCGGCCCGGTGCCCGTACGCGGCCGGGCGCCGGCAGCGCAGCGAGCGCGG is from Pseudonocardia autotrophica and encodes:
- a CDS encoding aminoglycoside phosphotransferase family protein encodes the protein MSGSGPVDPGARPPVPGPGTLYRTVTRTWGDAGRVWLNGLDDLIAGLTGELGLVPGPVLPQSFHAVRAVTLPDGSPGVLKAGVPDGHLDAEIAALRAYDGHGAVRLLWSDAARGALLLERAVPGSDLSALPDAEATAVIADRLRELHRAPIPDGPEHIRSEQAAFTEHLRRFPGDDPLPRELVEHAAALWRELCDSTPREVLLHGDLHHANVLAATREPWLAIDPHGRTGDPGYDCGQILYNPLDADPAELARRAPARVEQLADVLDLDQDRTLAWGFAVCVLSEVWCAQDGPIDGTALAVARALASRVRD
- a CDS encoding 1,4-dihydroxy-2-naphthoyl-CoA synthase, with the translated sequence MPVSETFDPDAWKPVEGFAFRDITYHRAVSTGAVRIAFDRPEVLNAFRPGTVDELFTALEHARTSADVGCVLLTGNGPSPKDGKRAFCSGGDQRIRGRTGYQYASGDTADTVEQGRAGRLHILECQRLIRFMPKVVIAVVNGWAAGGGHSLHAVADLTLASAEHARFKQTDADVGSFDGGYGSAYLAKQVGQKFAREIFFLGRTYSAEQMHHMGAVNEVVPHAELESTALQWATEINGKSPTAQRMLKYAFNLADDGLVGQQLFAGEATRLAYMTDEAVEGRDSFLQKREPDWSPFPWYY